The proteins below are encoded in one region of Salvelinus alpinus chromosome 27, SLU_Salpinus.1, whole genome shotgun sequence:
- the LOC139556299 gene encoding uncharacterized protein C1orf198 homolog, with protein sequence MAAATMAGADAHRMEQKKLEYFSSINSMARKIMQERENIKERHGPDWEKMTPNEQDSAIDNGMMDPHIRARYAMHKVDREEVICYPKLLIQTGQKIVHFGVEDITWQDEHSAPFSWETKSQLDISLTTGESVQGISASTVNYKPTNVTQSSQLSKVSNGESLGLGRKEESSSFWKISAERSRLEGEQADFQSLTPSQIKSLEKGEKPLPSYLRQEPTLKEAEESPPPVRVTSQRSPRPPAPPPPVPIGVPPPAAISVTPMSVTPTPALISVSSTVAGWEHAQSTLPSVSNTVEDVFTPGLANKSPGLPTNSPARSGNTAREREEKAAAQSESQLATSPTFAQFNTNSNVLRTGFDFLDNW encoded by the exons ATGGCTGCTGCGACTATGGCAGGGGCCGATGCCCATAGGATGGAGCAGAAAAAGTTGGAGTATTTCTCCTCCATCAACTCCATGGCCAGGAAAATAATGCAAGAAAGGGAGAACATCAAGGAGAGACATGGACCCGATTGGGAGAAAATGACACCGAATGAACAAGACAGCGCCATCGACAATGGAATGATGGACCCACATATTCGTGCTCGATATGCTATGCATAAGGTTGACCGAGAAGAAGTCATTTGTTATCCTAAATTGCTCATTCAGACTGGACAGAAAATTGTCCATTTTGGTGTTGAG GACATAACTTGGCAAGATGAGCACTCTGCCCCATTTTCCTGGGAGACCAAG AGCCAGTTGGACATCAGCCTGACAACAGGTGAATCTGTGCAGGGCATCTCCGCTTCAACAGTTAACTACAAGCCAACTAATGTCACCCAGAGCAGCCAGCTGAGCAAGGTGTCCAATGGCGAGAGCCTCGGCCTGGGCAGGAAAGAGGAGTCCTCCTCCTTCTGGAAGATCAGTGCTGAGAGATCCAGGCTGGAGGGTGAACAGGCAGACTTCCAATCCCTAACCCCCAGCCAAATCAAGTCCCTGGAGAAGGGGGAGAAGCCACTGCCCTCCTACCTTCGTCAGGAGCCCACCCTCAAGGAGGCAGAGGAGAGCCCACCCCCGGTACGGGTGACCTCGCAGAGATCCCCCAGGCCGCCTGCGCCTCCTCCCCCTGTGCCCATCGGTGTCCCCCCCCCAGCAGCCATAAGTGTGACCCCTATGAGCGTGACTCCTACCCCTGCTCTTATCAGTGTGTCGTCCACTGTGGCTGGCTGGGAGCACGCTCAGAGCACCCTCCCCTCAGTCAGCAACACAGTGGAGGACGTCTTCACTCCAGGGCTGGCCAATAAATCCCCGGGGCTGCCCACCAATTCCCCTGCCCGCTCAGGCAAcactgccagagagagagaggagaaggctgCTGCTCAGTCTGAGTCGCAACTGGCCACCAGTCCCACCTTCGCTCAG TTTAATACCAACAGTAACGTCCTGAGGACCGGATTTGACTTTCTTGACAACTGGTAA
- the LOC139556300 gene encoding C-type lectin domain family 11 member A-like yields the protein MGIAAILVIVLCMCSLSLTDLDSGIKDGDPFDATPTENPETQGKQAREDLPEEQEPSPVSDFDNTYNYILSRLAAMDQAIHRLNVGHYTLDVKVTQLLDRVSRLDGTLGEVEETMQQISLLTKENRKEIGRLEGCQKGRRVGYKCYLVYRTYETYAGAAQKCLERGGRMAMPRDRKEQEALADYVKAFFHPGNWPVWLGINDLRSEGLYLFEDNTRVTYFQWRKHFLSSQPDGGKRENCVAMASDDGDWWDNYCDRNMSYLCEFDA from the exons ATGGGAATAGCAGCCATCCTAGTCATCGTCTTGTGTATGTGTTCACTCAGCTTGACTGATCTGGACAGCGGCATCAAAGATGGAGATCCTTTCGATGCAACACCAACTGAG AATCCAGAGACTCAGGGGAAACAGGCGAGAGAAGACTTACCGGAGGAGCAAGAGCCCAGTCCTGTCTCAGACTTTGACAACACATACAACTATATTT TGTCCAGGCTGGCAGCAATGGATCAGGCCATCCACAGACTGAATGTGGGCCACTACACCCTGGACGTGAAGGTGACCCAACTGCTGGACAGAGTGTCCCGGCTGGACGGCACCCTCGGGGAGGTAGAGGAGACCATGCAACAGATATCGCTCCTCACGAAAGAGAACCGCAAGGAGATTGGCCGCTTGGAGG GATGTCAGAAGGGCCGACGGGTGGGGTATAAGTGCTATCTGGTCTACCGCACATATGAGACGTATGCAGGGGCAGCCCAGAAGTGCCTGGAGCGGGGTGGAAGGATGGCCATGCCTCGGGACAGAAAGGAGCAGGAGGCCTTGGCAGACTACGTCAAGGCTTTCTTTCATCCAGGGAACTGGCCTGTGTGGCTGGGCATCAATGACCTGCGCTCTGAGGGACTCTACCTGTTTGAGGACAACACACGCGTCACCTACTTCCAGTGGCGCAAGCACTTCCTCTCCAGCCAGCCGGACGGTGGCAAGCGGGAGAACTGTGTGGCCATGGCTTCAGATGATGGGGACTGGTGGGACAACTATTGTGACAGGAATATGTCTTACCTCTGTGAGTTTGATGCCTAA